The genomic interval TGACAGAGAATCTTCTCTTCCTGCGGCACAGGTTACACTTGCCAACCTGGATGAATATGTAGATGTTCCAAATGGCAGACAAGCTCAGAATTCATTTTATGGACTAAAGGGAGAAAGAAAACAGCCGGAAATGGTTTCTGCTAAACCTGTTCCCAATTCCATAGAAGCAGTCGTTCATGGAGATGCCAATCAGGTAACAGTGACTAATGGTTCTACCATTAAACTGCGCTTATTACAGGATATACAAGTAGGCACATATCTACTGCCACGCAACTCATTACTATCCGGAGAATGCATGATCAGTGGGGAACGTGTACAGGTCTTTCTTACTTCTGTACGGGTGAACAGCAGTATTATTCCTATTAAAATGCGGGTGTACGATATAGATGGCCATTCCGGCATTTATGTACCAGACCTGGCTGTGAAAAATCAGATTGCCCAGACAGGAGCTCAGACAGTAACTGGTGGATCGTTAAATATGCCCTATATGATTCCCAGTGGCGGGAGTATGACCGAGATGCTGGTGGGCCAGACAGCTGTACAGGGAGCAAACCTGGCAGTAAATGGCATCCGGACATTAGCAGCCAAAAAGATCAGCCAGCAAAAAGTCAGTATCCGGCCTAATTATAAAGTCTACCTCAAACAAGATCAAAATTAATTGTATGAAACAGTATTTAATTGGCTGCATCCTGTGTAGTAGCTGGGTAAATCTCCCTGCGCAACAGTTGTCTGCAACGTCAGATAGTTATGTAGAAAAAGGGGAAATATCGGTAGGAAAGGATTCTATTGTACCTGCTGTTTCCAATACTATGCCCTACCTCCTTCCCATTTCGGAAAAAGCAATCCGGGCCAGTTATCCGCTTGAAACTTCGTATGGAAAAACTACCCATATTATTTTCCCTTCCAGGATCATTTATTTAGACATTGGATCAGATGGGGTAATTGCCGATAAAGCAGATCCATCCGACAATGTACTGCGCATTAAGGCCAATGTGAAAGGCTTTGAACAAACCACTCTGGTAGTAATTACAGAAGAGGGCAAGTACTATCCTTTTCTGGTAGAGTATAATGATGATCCCAGGCTGCTCAACATCAATATGGCTGGAAATACTGAGCAGGATGTATTTTATGCACAGCAAACAGGTTCTATCCGGTCCACAACACCTGAAGGAATTATAGTAGCAAATCAACATTTATCTGCGGATGAGGTACAGGATTTGTCAGAGAAGATTCTTCACCGCAAACGCTTTATCCGCAATGTGGGCACAATGAAAATGCGGATGTCTTTTATGCTAACAGGCGTATATGTCTATCAAAAGACACTTTTCTTGCAAATCACTTTTGAGAATCGCTCGGAGATAGACTATGATATTGACTTTTTTAAGTTTTTCCTCAAGGACCGGGATGTAACGAGACGAATGGCTTATCAGGAAACGGAGATTCCTGCTGTTAACCAGTATCCAGCAGCTAATATCAGAGTGCCTCATCAGGGAAGTTTGACATTAGTATTCGCGATGCCTATGGCAACCTACGGCGAAGATAAAGTAATGGAAGTGCAGGTCTATGAAAATAAGGGTGGCCGCCATTTACGCTTTGAACTGGATTCTGATGTCATTATTCGTGCGAAAGGCTTATGAGATATTTACTAGTATGCTTGTATTGCCTTTTGGAATTATCAGCAATGGGGCAAATCCATCAACCTGGCCAACGGTTCATTGAAGCCGGAACTGGTTTACTAGAAAGTGGACAAGTTAGAAAAACGGCTAACGCCGGATATTGGTTTAGAGTTAGTCTGGGGAAATATGGCAAGAAGGAAGGAGTATATGGAATTGGCTTGCTGATGCAAAGGAAATATTATCAGCCGGTAGAAGAGCTTCTGGCTGTTAATCAATACTTCCTGGAAGGCACTTTTGCTCCCAAATCTTTTGCAACTGCTGACCGGCTGTTTTACTTAAATCCTGTAGCAGGTGTATTAATAGGCTATGAAGGAATCCACTCTGGTAAGGCATTTTCTACAGACTCTGCTGCTGTGAATCCCAATAGATTCCTGGTTGGTTTTACCGGAGGATTAGCCGGAGAATGGAATATGACAAGTAAGACGGCTTTCATTCTATTTGCCCGGGCTACCTACTTACCTTCATCGGCTATTGAACGCTTTCATTTTCAGTATGGAATAGGTATCCGGTTTAATTATTTTAAAGACTAAACTGCTTATCACATACTTCACCAATCCGTTTCCAGCGGTTTCTGGATACCAAGATTTATGTTTACATCTGAACCAATATCACAACAAACTCCCTCTTTTCTAACTTCTGAAACGGCTAAAGATAGAATTCAGACCAGTGAATCAGAATCTTTTATAGTAAAAAGACAGGCTGACAACCTTCATATAGGTAGATGCATGCAGCTCATCTGGAATGAGGTGGATAGACTCACTGCTTTGGGTGTCATCAGATCAGAAGAGGATAAATGGTTTTTTGCCTACCGGAAAGCGATACGGATTCTTTCTGGTGATGAGTAGCCCCTATAAAATGGTGACATTAAAATGTGAGTTATTTTCTTAATTCTTTAAGCTCTTCAAGGTTTTCAGGATAACCAATATACTCTTGACCCATGTACTTTTTAAGAATTAATCCTTTAGAAACACCAAAAGGAGTTATTCTATCCTTAATTATAAGACCTTTTCCTTGCATAAAGCTGATTATTTCCGGTTGGGCTACACCTAAAAGTTTGCTTATCTGAGAGGCGGATAAAAACTTAACTGTTGAGTACTCCAAACTTGCTGATTTGGACACACTTATTTCATCATTCCTTTTTACTGGGTAATTATTTTTTTCTTCAGATTTTGCATCAAGGTCATTAACCGCTACTTCATATCCATCTAGTTTTTTTCCTCCAAAAACTCCAACAAATCCACTTTTTGCACTAATCTTTGGTTGTGTTTTGTATTTTAAAACTGAGTTATTGAAAATTGTTCCAAATTTTTCAATGGGATCTAACTCTTTGCCCATGCCAAATACATTTTCCTTTATTTTATCAACGCCCTGTGATAGGAGTGCATCAGGAGTACCTAAAGCTTTGTTCAGTATGCCTTTATAGGCATAATTAACTTTAATCCCTACTTCTATGTTTTTAGCTAATGAAAAGTCATATAGATTCAAGCTTGTAAGGATAAAATCATAATCATTCATGTAAAATTTAGCATGAAGTCGGTCATTATATCTTATCTCAATGTTGGGGAAATCTTTCAGAAATTCAATACTATTTCTTTTGATACTTCTGTAGATATTATCTTCATTCTTTCCAAAAAGCACTTGTATAGAAAAATCATGGCGTTCTTTCTTTTCCCTTAATGCATCTTGAATGCGACTATCTAAATCAATGTAAGGAGAGACTAATAATAATTTAGTTTCTGCTGAGCGAATCAAATTCTCTACCTCAGCAATTAAATTGTTATCAAAAAGAAAATCCGCATCTATGGTTGCCATTATTCAAATTATTTATTAAGCATATTTAACTCAACAAATATAGCTGAGAGGCTATAATGAAATTGCTGCTATTTTCAATTTTGAATATACTTGTAATAATTTACTTATAAAGAGATTAGATATTTGGGACGAACCTCTAAAACAGTATTTACATCAATTACGAACCTAATATCCTCTTCAAAGTATCTTGCATAGCCATTTTAAAAGCATCGTCTTTAGAAATTAACCTGTACAAGTCGAGTTCGTTTTTGCGGTGTTTAGCGATTACTTCATCAAATATTTTCATGAAAGCGATATCCCTGTTCTGGGCATCAGGATTCTCGGCATATTTCTCCTTAAAGTCCGGGTGGGATCTCATACTTTGAGCCAGGTTCACAAATTTTACCCTTTGTTCTTCAGGTGTTGCTTCCCATCCCTGAAACCACCGTTCATTGAAGCTTTTGATTATTAAATCCAATGGATCTGCAACTGATTCATCACCATGCACCCCCCGGGGATTTGGATTTTGTGGGTCAAGTTCTGTTTCTGAGGCATCCAAACCTATGGCTGCATTCAACTTCACGCGTTCTAAACCATAGGTTGAAAGGTCAACAGAGTCTAATAATTTATCTAATGTATCTTTTGTAGGATCGGTAATGATAAGTTTGGGAATAAGAAATTTTAAGAACCAGAATAACTTTTCCCATCTCACTACTTCATAGGGTATGATAGAAGCCATCTGTCCATATATTTTTACAAATTGTTTGGCTTTGATCTTAAAATCGGCTTTTTGCTTATCGTCCAATTCTAATCCCGAATTAAAACGGTCAGCAGCTATATCAATAATAGGGCTTAATTCCTGTGCATTTACACCACTGAAATACTTTTCTACAAAATTTTCTACTTCCAACCACTCATATACTCCTACTTCATCCATGGTAGTCTTCAATTCATGCAGTACATTAACATCAGTAGCTTTGCTTAAAGTAGTAGAAGTGTAATATGGGTCGAAAGATTTCTTTATTTCCTCAGTAGAATTGAAGAAATCCAGTACAAATAAATCTTCGGTTTTCTTCCCTAGTTTGTCAGCTGAACGGTTTAATCGGGATAATGCCTGGACTGCCAATACTCCTTGCAATTTCTTATCAACATACATAGAAGTTAATTTGGGCTGATCAAAGCCAGTCAGGTATTTATTGGCAACTACTAATATACGGTATTCATCCATATTAAAATAGCGGGCTATTTTATCGGATATATATCCGGGATCTGTTGGTTTATCTTTGTCTAAATGTGGTGGAAAATTGTTAATATCATCTTCAGAATATTCAATACCATTTACCTTTTTCTTACCAGAAAAAGCAACTGCAATTCTAAAGGGATTCCCTCTACCTTCTAAATGTTTACGGAGTGCGAAATAATAATGGATAGCCGATTCGATACTTTGTGTAACAACCATTGCTTTGGCTTTCCCTTTAAGCTTTTTTGTATTGACCACTTGGGTAATAAAATGATCAAGCATAATTTCAGCTTTCGTGGCAATTGTATCCGGATTACGTTCTACAAAAGCCCGTAATTTCTTCTGAGCTTTTACCGTATCAAATAGTGGATTATCTTCTATGGATTTTGCTATTTCATAATAGCTTTTGTAAGTGGTATAATTGGCCAGAACATCGAGAATAAATCCTTCTTCGATGGCTTGCTTCATGGAATACAAATGAAAGGGTTTAAAATCACCATCTGCTTGTTTGACCCCAAATTTTTCCAGGGTAGTATTCTTTGGTGTTGCTGTGAAGGCTAAATAAGAAGCATTGCCCCGCATTTTACGCGAACGCATTACATCCAGAATTTTATCCTGTGGGTCTGGGTCTTCTTCTTCGTCACTGTTGTTGCCCATCGCCCGGTTCATATTATCGGATGCCGAGCCACTCTGGCTGCTGTGAGCTTCATCAATAATAACGGCAAAGCGTTTATCACTTAAATCAGCAATACCATCAACAATAAAAGGAAACTTTTGAATGGTGGTAATGATAATACGTTTCCCACCTTCCAGGTTTTCTTTCAACTCTTTGGATGAATACGCAGGAGCAACGATATTTTTAACCTCTGAAAATTCTTTGATATTTTCCCGTAACTGTTTGTCCAGTAACCTTCTGTCGGTTACCACAATCACTGAATCAAACAAAGGATTCGATATACCTTTGCTTCCGGGCACGGTATTATTTTCAGGATAAGTTTCTATCAGCTGGTAAGCTGCCCATGTGATGGAATTGGATTTGCCTGAACCAGCTGAATGCTGAATTAAATAGGTTTGCCCAACTCCTTTTTTACTGGCATCAGCTATGAGTTTCCGTACCACATTCAGCTGGTGGTAGCGTGGAAAGTATAAGTTTTTTTTGCTTAACGGATCGGTTTCTTTGCCATCGAAGCGAACAAAGTGCTGGATAATATTAGCCACACTTTGACGGATTAATACCTCATCCCATAAGTATGCTGTTTTGTGGCCGAATGGATTGGGTGGGTTCCCTTTACCAAAGTTATGTCCCAGATTAAAAGGCAAAAAGAAGGTGTTGGCTCCATCAAGTTTGGTAGTCATATACACCTCGTCGGTATCTACGGCAAAATGTACGATGCAACGCCCAAAATTGAGAAGTGATTGTGTTATATCTCTTTTGAATTTGTATTGATTTTGCCCATGCACTTTGGCATTTTGACCTGTCCAATGGTTCTTTAGTTCCATAGTAGCGAATGGCAGTCCATTTACAAAAAGCACCATATCAATTTCTTCGCCCGGATTGCTCAAAGAATAACGCACCTGGCGGGTAACACTAAATTCGTTGCTTTCAAAATTCTTTTTAATGCTATCGCTGCTACTGGCCAGGGGCAATACATAAAGCAGGGTAAAATGTGCATCTTCCACTTCCAGACCTTTCCTCAACAGGCGGACAATCCCATATTTTTTAATCATCCGGTCCAGCCGTTCCAGAACTTTTAACTTCCAGTCACTTTGCTTCTGCAATTTGGCCAGTTCGTCTTTTTGAGTAGTTTCCAGAAAATGCCAGAAGCGATTTTCATCTATGGCGTATTTTACATTAAAATCTCCTGGCAATCCAATGTAGTAACCATTACCTCCACGGTATATAGCTGCCCTTTCGGCCACATTGTTCAGAGATATGCCTTGTTCTTTTTGTTCTTCTAGGCTGGTGCCGGTAAGACATTTTTCAATTGTTGCTTCAAGAGCTTGTTCATTGGTCTGGCTATGCATCTGGATACTGTTAATCTCTGAATGTAAAAGTGTAACCATGGGGTTGGATTGTGAAATTACTTCCTTCAATCCTTGTTAGCTTTTCTTTTATCTCGTAAATCGGATTCCCAAGGAAAATTATTTTATTAGGTGTAACCCGCACTATCATATAATTCTCATGTTCCATAGCTTCATTCACCTCACTATTTGAAATTTTAAAACTAGGATTTTCTTGATTCTGAGTTGATTTAACTTCTACTAAAACCGCCTTATTTTCAAACCAAGCAACTATATCAATAAAAGCGTACTGGTAATGCAGAGTTATATAATAAAATGGAATCAACGCTTTTGCCAGTTCTGTGTCATCGCTTATATATTTCAGACAAGCTTTATACAATTCAGTATGCTTTTGATGGGTTTCATCATCTTTACGTAATTGCGTTAATATCAAATTATTAACTTCATAAAGGGCTTCTTTTCTGAATTCAGTATTTTTAATCTGAAGAAAATACTTAATCAAAAAACTGACTACTTCTTCCTCTCCGTATGTGCCAATCGCTTCAAATTCATTAGAAGGTAATTCTTTGCCCTGATATATTACTTTCTTTGTTTTGACAGGTATGGAATTAACAACTATATTTTGGCCAGTTTCAAAACTTGCAATACTTTTAGTTGAACTTTTACTTATATTTTGATAAATCCTTTCTACCTTAGATTGTATAGTAATTTCCTTGGATATTGATTTAATTGTATCACTGGAGATATTAGCAGAAAAAGCATCTGGAAACATATTCCTTATTTCATTTTCCAAGCCTTTTAACTTATCCTCTATTCCTATTTTCCCTGTTAGGTCTTTTAATTTGGCTTTCAATCCATCTGCTGTTGCACCTTTATAACTACGCAATATTAAATCCAGCCGTGCTAATTGATCATTATACATATCATAATCAATTTCAAGGTCAAAATCCGAGAATATGCCATCCTCGAAATGCTGTTTCTCTGTAGAAATTGCCGCCTGTAAAGTATGTAACTTATTAGCGGTATATATTTTTGTTATACATTCGCTTTGATGAGTGGAATTATACCTAAACCATAAGTGATCTGATAAAAAATCTTCACAATCAAACTGGTGCAGTATCCTTTGGGAAAAAATTGTAAACTTCTCTTCGTAATTAGTAATCCAGTGCCTTTTAAATATATGCTCCCAAGCCTCAATTTGATCCAAATACTCATTTTTAAGATCTTTCTCATTTTTGTGAAATAGTATCAGCTCTATAGTTTTTGCGATACTGCTATTGTTAAAAATACTTTTGGCTATGGCTTGCGCTCGAATATTACTAGATATGCTTTTACAAACAACTAAGGCATCTTCAGTAAAATCATAGAGTCTATTTTCTGAAAATTTCTTGATTGCGCCTATATTAATTTCTCTCCTCAAACTATCTGCTTCATAAAACTTGAAGTTTGAAAGCTTTTTGGAAAGTTGCGTAATTCTTTCAGGAGACTCAAAGAAGTCCGTATCGGAAAGTTTGCTAAGGGATATTTCTGTCAGTATATAGAAAACTTTAGGTAATATGTCTTTTTGAAAAATGTCAGTAATATCTACATTAGAATGAGCTATAATTTCTCCTTCTTCTAACTCAAGAAGTTTCCCTTCAAACTGATAACTTTCAATTTCAAGTTTACTTTTATAGTAACAAAGAACCAGTATATCTAAATTTTCAACTAAACGAAAATCTTGCTGATTATTCACCACATAAAAATTGGTTGATGCTGTAAATGACAGTTCTCCATTTTTTATGATAAGGTATTCTTTAAGATGCTGATGTAAAGGCTCAAAAATGTTTTGGTAGAACCTGATTAAATGCTCCTTACATTTTAAACTCTTTTTACATGCAGCAATAAGCAGTGACAAATACTCTTTTGGAAAAACTTCGTATCGTTTTATCAGCAATGGTTGAGCTTCTTCACTAAATTCTTGAATCTTTAATCTTACCAGAAACGGATAATCATTATCATTAATAAGTGCGGGATGAACAGGTTTTCCGTGAGATATAATGTGTATATCTTCTAAAATTTTAGTGTGTCTTAAATGGCTCTCCTGTGTCTTTTCTTCTTGCCATAATGCTGGAATATAATCCAGGCCATCCTGCAATACATCCCAAATAGGCTTATCTACAAAATAGTAATTGTTATGATAGGAAACTCCTAGATATTTCAGGAAAGTATTCAACTTTATATTTTCAGGCATTCGGGGTAGAAAACCTTGATCCAACTCGTAAGAATTACAAAGCTGCGCGGGTTTGTATTTACCTGTCTTTGTTTTAAGAAATATTGTTGAAATGCTGAAATCTGCCAGATTAGCAGGCGTGTTGTCAATGTTATTTCTATTTATAAAACCATTATATCGGTGCGTAGAAGCTATATTTTCATCTGTTTTACCCATTAAGGTACTAATACTACGTAAAAGATCCTTTTGCTGTGTTTCGGTTAATTGATTTTCCGGACCATGAAACTTGCCGGATGGAGAAACTTGCCGGTAATATTTGAGTACTTCATTTCTGTCAGTAAATTCTTTTATTCCTAAAGCTTTTCTAAAACCCTCATCTTCTATTTTATAACTGGTAATATTGATAGCTAAAAAAGAGGGAATAAAACTTTGAGAGCGATCCAATTTTTGTTCCCTATAAATTATTTCATCGTTAATTGAGCAGGAGTTACCGGCTTCGGAAGGGATAATCCGGGCATCCAGCATTTTCAACTGCTCAGCTAATTGCAGCTTGAAATTTCTCGGCCATTCCCATAAGCCACCATAATTCCTTGAATAGGTATAGATGAACGAGATACATTTTTCATAAAACTGGTTGTAATCATTTGAATCTAGAAATTCAGTTTGATTAAAATATTTCTTAGCTATACTGGAAATGAATTTGGAAGCCGTTTTATAATTATTATCCCATATATTTAATATTGCTCTAACAGTGTGATAAATTATATCAGTTGCTTGTATTGTATCTAAATATTGCCAATTAAAATCTTCTAATGGTCTTTGATAAACTTCCGAAACCTCAACCCAATAGAAATTATCAAACTTTACCCTACTCGCTTCATCAATGTAGCTATTGAGGTAAGCAAAATATAATTCTAAACATCCCTTGAGTAAGGCTCTGTTATATTCACCTACTTTTCCTTCAAAATTGATAGATTTTCTGTCTACAGTAGTATGAAAATCAGCATGAAAATCTACATACCTAAAAGGCGACTTTACTTTGGTAGGCAGATAATTATATAATAACCCTTCTGAACCTTCTTCAAGTTGTTGTTCTGTATTTTTCAGATGGATGGCTACTTGTGGGTTGTAGATATTAATATTTGCCGCTTTTGCCAGTTTTTTTATCTCCTCCTTTAACGGGCAAGATACAATGGAGGAATGATCAATGGAGGTGTTTATCGTCTGTTGAAAACACAACTCAGGCTTTTCCTCAAAATCAAAAGAAATATTTATTTCTTTTGGAATCCTAAGCTGTACGAATTGAAAATGAATATTTTTAATCTCTTCAAAAAGACCTGCTATTTCTCTAGCTGTGTTCTCTGCAAACGGGATTTGTATTATCGTAACAAATCCTTGACTGAATAAATAATGAATATATTCTTCCTGTTCCTGCAATAATACCGGATAATAATATCCTGGCACTCCTCGCTCTTTGCGTTCGCATTGGAGTTGCTTTATTTGCTTGATTAAGCCTTCTTTTAGTTCCTCTGGCAACTGTTCTGGTAAGCCTGCTAAGTTTTTAAAAGAGTCGTATATCCGAAAGCTGATGGGCATTGTTATATCCTGCCTATTGCCTTGTATTACTTTTCCTTGCGTATGAATATCTGCATACCCATGTGCAGCAATGGAAAAAACGGATTTGAAACCTACACCTTTATTCCCGATACTAATATTGGCATCTTTGGTGGAAGTAGATATAGAGCATAATGACTGAAAATCGGCACGTTGGGAAGTGCCATTGACATAATCATAGTTACTTTGATAGGTAAATGCAACACCATCATTGGCGATAAAGAGATTGTTATCTTTTACCGTTACCAGGATTGATTGCTCTGCTTTATCAAAAGCATTTTGCAATAACTCAAAAATTACCCTACCCTGGTAATCGGCACTTACCTGTTCTACCTGGCCTGCCTGCTGTTTAATCGTTTCAATTCCAATACCTCTATAATATGTATGATGCTTTTGAAAAAGGGCTTCAACAATAGTTTTAGAAGAAATTAACATACTTAACTCACCTTTATTTTACCGGTTACTACACTATTTATCAAGGTGGTTTTGTATTCTTTTAGCTTCTCAATTTCTTTTTCTTTAATTGAGATAGCGGTTTCAATTTTTTGAGATACTTCTGCAATGAATTTAGAGATTGCAGTTTGTTCACTTATTGGAGGCAGGATTGTTTTTAATTGCTTAAACTCATCCCAATAAAGACGCTTTCTAAAATCTGTAATCCCTTTTGAAAACCGGTCCATTTGTTGGATAAAAGCTTTAGTGCGGTACTGGTATTCAAAAAAATCTGCATCTATTGCTCCTTTAGGCTTTGCTACAATGTAAGCCGGACTTACCATCCCTTCGGTCCGTACAGCGCCAATAGCCCCCTGCCAGGCTCTCATCATATTGAAAACAATATCGTTGACTTTAACTAGCTTGTAATTGCTTTTATCTTCTATTCTAATCTTGCCTCGCAAATTCTCTTCATCATTTAATTCTTCTGAAGAAACGGCTGAATGAATAGACACGGTAAGTAGAGGTAAACTCTCATTTCCAGGCTGGTTACGTTCCTGAAACAAAATGTGGTTTTTTACAATTTGCCAATGTGCTGGTATTTCTCCAATCCACTCTACTCCACTGTCTTTCATAGATGCATTCGGATTAAGGCCACGGGTTACAGCATTATGTATAAGAATTTGCCTGCGTTCTTTGAGCAGTTCTATTTGTTTTTCCTTAATTGCAACGGCTTTATCTATTTGGGCTGTTTTTTGGTCGAGAAAGGTTGCAATGGCTGTTTGTTCTTCTAATGGAGGAAGGAGAGTGACTACTTTTTTAAAATCTTCATAGTGCATATCCCATTGCCCAACTCTCACACCATATGAAATTCGATTATATTCACCAATATAATTATCACTCCTCAATAATCGGTGAAGATATTCTGAATAAACCTTTTTTGAAGTTACTCTACAGGTTATATATGCAGGACTAACAATCCCTTTATAAGCACTAATCCCCATCGAACCCTGCCAAGCTTTCA from Rhodocytophaga rosea carries:
- the traN gene encoding conjugative transposon protein TraN; the protein is MKQYLIGCILCSSWVNLPAQQLSATSDSYVEKGEISVGKDSIVPAVSNTMPYLLPISEKAIRASYPLETSYGKTTHIIFPSRIIYLDIGSDGVIADKADPSDNVLRIKANVKGFEQTTLVVITEEGKYYPFLVEYNDDPRLLNINMAGNTEQDVFYAQQTGSIRSTTPEGIIVANQHLSADEVQDLSEKILHRKRFIRNVGTMKMRMSFMLTGVYVYQKTLFLQITFENRSEIDYDIDFFKFFLKDRDVTRRMAYQETEIPAVNQYPAANIRVPHQGSLTLVFAMPMATYGEDKVMEVQVYENKGGRHLRFELDSDVIIRAKGL
- a CDS encoding conjugal transfer protein TraO, translated to MGQIHQPGQRFIEAGTGLLESGQVRKTANAGYWFRVSLGKYGKKEGVYGIGLLMQRKYYQPVEELLAVNQYFLEGTFAPKSFATADRLFYLNPVAGVLIGYEGIHSGKAFSTDSAAVNPNRFLVGFTGGLAGEWNMTSKTAFILFARATYLPSSAIERFHFQYGIGIRFNYFKD
- a CDS encoding phospholipase D-like domain-containing protein, whose protein sequence is MATIDADFLFDNNLIAEVENLIRSAETKLLLVSPYIDLDSRIQDALREKKERHDFSIQVLFGKNEDNIYRSIKRNSIEFLKDFPNIEIRYNDRLHAKFYMNDYDFILTSLNLYDFSLAKNIEVGIKVNYAYKGILNKALGTPDALLSQGVDKIKENVFGMGKELDPIEKFGTIFNNSVLKYKTQPKISAKSGFVGVFGGKKLDGYEVAVNDLDAKSEEKNNYPVKRNDEISVSKSASLEYSTVKFLSASQISKLLGVAQPEIISFMQGKGLIIKDRITPFGVSKGLILKKYMGQEYIGYPENLEELKELRK
- a CDS encoding type I restriction endonuclease subunit R; the encoded protein is MVTLLHSEINSIQMHSQTNEQALEATIEKCLTGTSLEEQKEQGISLNNVAERAAIYRGGNGYYIGLPGDFNVKYAIDENRFWHFLETTQKDELAKLQKQSDWKLKVLERLDRMIKKYGIVRLLRKGLEVEDAHFTLLYVLPLASSSDSIKKNFESNEFSVTRQVRYSLSNPGEEIDMVLFVNGLPFATMELKNHWTGQNAKVHGQNQYKFKRDITQSLLNFGRCIVHFAVDTDEVYMTTKLDGANTFFLPFNLGHNFGKGNPPNPFGHKTAYLWDEVLIRQSVANIIQHFVRFDGKETDPLSKKNLYFPRYHQLNVVRKLIADASKKGVGQTYLIQHSAGSGKSNSITWAAYQLIETYPENNTVPGSKGISNPLFDSVIVVTDRRLLDKQLRENIKEFSEVKNIVAPAYSSKELKENLEGGKRIIITTIQKFPFIVDGIADLSDKRFAVIIDEAHSSQSGSASDNMNRAMGNNSDEEEDPDPQDKILDVMRSRKMRGNASYLAFTATPKNTTLEKFGVKQADGDFKPFHLYSMKQAIEEGFILDVLANYTTYKSYYEIAKSIEDNPLFDTVKAQKKLRAFVERNPDTIATKAEIMLDHFITQVVNTKKLKGKAKAMVVTQSIESAIHYYFALRKHLEGRGNPFRIAVAFSGKKKVNGIEYSEDDINNFPPHLDKDKPTDPGYISDKIARYFNMDEYRILVVANKYLTGFDQPKLTSMYVDKKLQGVLAVQALSRLNRSADKLGKKTEDLFVLDFFNSTEEIKKSFDPYYTSTTLSKATDVNVLHELKTTMDEVGVYEWLEVENFVEKYFSGVNAQELSPIIDIAADRFNSGLELDDKQKADFKIKAKQFVKIYGQMASIIPYEVVRWEKLFWFLKFLIPKLIITDPTKDTLDKLLDSVDLSTYGLERVKLNAAIGLDASETELDPQNPNPRGVHGDESVADPLDLIIKSFNERWFQGWEATPEEQRVKFVNLAQSMRSHPDFKEKYAENPDAQNRDIAFMKIFDEVIAKHRKNELDLYRLISKDDAFKMAMQDTLKRILGS
- a CDS encoding sacsin N-terminal ATP-binding-like domain-containing protein, giving the protein MLISSKTIVEALFQKHHTYYRGIGIETIKQQAGQVEQVSADYQGRVIFELLQNAFDKAEQSILVTVKDNNLFIANDGVAFTYQSNYDYVNGTSQRADFQSLCSISTSTKDANISIGNKGVGFKSVFSIAAHGYADIHTQGKVIQGNRQDITMPISFRIYDSFKNLAGLPEQLPEELKEGLIKQIKQLQCERKERGVPGYYYPVLLQEQEEYIHYLFSQGFVTIIQIPFAENTAREIAGLFEEIKNIHFQFVQLRIPKEINISFDFEEKPELCFQQTINTSIDHSSIVSCPLKEEIKKLAKAANINIYNPQVAIHLKNTEQQLEEGSEGLLYNYLPTKVKSPFRYVDFHADFHTTVDRKSINFEGKVGEYNRALLKGCLELYFAYLNSYIDEASRVKFDNFYWVEVSEVYQRPLEDFNWQYLDTIQATDIIYHTVRAILNIWDNNYKTASKFISSIAKKYFNQTEFLDSNDYNQFYEKCISFIYTYSRNYGGLWEWPRNFKLQLAEQLKMLDARIIPSEAGNSCSINDEIIYREQKLDRSQSFIPSFLAINITSYKIEDEGFRKALGIKEFTDRNEVLKYYRQVSPSGKFHGPENQLTETQQKDLLRSISTLMGKTDENIASTHRYNGFINRNNIDNTPANLADFSISTIFLKTKTGKYKPAQLCNSYELDQGFLPRMPENIKLNTFLKYLGVSYHNNYYFVDKPIWDVLQDGLDYIPALWQEEKTQESHLRHTKILEDIHIISHGKPVHPALINDNDYPFLVRLKIQEFSEEAQPLLIKRYEVFPKEYLSLLIAACKKSLKCKEHLIRFYQNIFEPLHQHLKEYLIIKNGELSFTASTNFYVVNNQQDFRLVENLDILVLCYYKSKLEIESYQFEGKLLELEEGEIIAHSNVDITDIFQKDILPKVFYILTEISLSKLSDTDFFESPERITQLSKKLSNFKFYEADSLRREINIGAIKKFSENRLYDFTEDALVVCKSISSNIRAQAIAKSIFNNSSIAKTIELILFHKNEKDLKNEYLDQIEAWEHIFKRHWITNYEEKFTIFSQRILHQFDCEDFLSDHLWFRYNSTHQSECITKIYTANKLHTLQAAISTEKQHFEDGIFSDFDLEIDYDMYNDQLARLDLILRSYKGATADGLKAKLKDLTGKIGIEDKLKGLENEIRNMFPDAFSANISSDTIKSISKEITIQSKVERIYQNISKSSTKSIASFETGQNIVVNSIPVKTKKVIYQGKELPSNEFEAIGTYGEEEVVSFLIKYFLQIKNTEFRKEALYEVNNLILTQLRKDDETHQKHTELYKACLKYISDDTELAKALIPFYYITLHYQYAFIDIVAWFENKAVLVEVKSTQNQENPSFKISNSEVNEAMEHENYMIVRVTPNKIIFLGNPIYEIKEKLTRIEGSNFTIQPHGYTFTFRD